ACATATACACCTCCTTGTTTTATGATGAGTGAATAATTTTAACTTGTTTAAAGATAGTTTTCTGAGTAGCAGAATTCAAGAATCTGCGTCAAACGCTGTGGTGAGAGTTGTCAGTAAAAAATGAGTTGTATCCTTTCATTTTAACAAGAATAAATTACTCAGCAATTCACTGTAAGTAGAAATGATCTGATGATACGTTCTGAAGAGTTAACGATTAATAGAAACAAATGATCCTTGCAGTAAAATAAATCCCGATCTTTTTCTACCAAGCGCTGCTCACCAAAGAATCACTTTTTTTTGAAGAGAACCACAATTTTTGTGCTACTTTTTTTTGTGCGACATCCATTCTGCCATTTTTTCTTCTGCTTTTTCCACCGCAATTTTCGTGAGTACTGCAGCCAATTGAGATATTGTATTGGCTAAAGAGGAATCTTCATTTTTTTGCTCCTTATCAAAGATGTGTGCAAACACCTGGCCTGCAACATTTTTTGGTTTTATACTGTTTTTCACATCCAGCCAATCGTAACGGATAGCTTTTTCCAATTCTGTTTTTCGCTGCTCCAGTTTTTTTTGCCGGGCTTTTAATTGTTTTATGGATCTGATCTTATTCATCATCGTCTTCTTCATCATCAGTAAATAGTTGCTGCAGCAATGCATTCATTATAGGCAGTTGAAGAATACGATCTCTCAAGAGCCAGACAACTGCGCCGAGCAACAAGTAAATACCGGCAACAATTAAAAATCCCAACCATAGTTCACCGGTGAGTCGTGAAAAAACAAATGCCAAAGCAGTACTGGCGAAAAACATAAAAGTGATAAAGAACATTGCTACAACAACAGACGCAATCACAGTTGCTGCAAGTTTTGAACTTTTTTCTGCTGTACTCAACTTCACCGCATCCATGCGGTTATTGATATACTCTTTTACATGTTCGGCCAGGTCTTCTGCTTTGGCAAATGTATCTTCCATGCTCTGCCGTTTCGGGGTTATGCAAATTCTTCCATTCCTTCTTTCACAGATTCAGTTTTGCCCTTGATGTTAACTTTCAGGTTACCCATTTTTTCTTTTACAGTGTCTGTGAGTTTTTTCCCACCGTCAGCAATTTTTTTGCGGGTGTTCTCACCTTTATCAGGTGCAAACAAAACTCCCAATACGCCTCCGGCAACTAAACCTGCCCCGGCTGCAATAGCAATCTTAGCTAAAGTGTTCATGTGAAAAATTTATAGGTGAACAATAATTGATCTAACGTTTCTAAGATAGTATTTCCACAAGGCCGTTACAATGATGGTCATCATGGTTCCTGATGAGAGTGGGCTATTCTTTTTCGTAGCGACCGGTTTTTTCTGTAAGTATAATTCGATAGATCACCGGTTTTACACTTCCATGTGTACCGTGTAAACGTTCTGGTTGTAATTCAGGCGGGTGTGCAGTTGTGCTCACTTTTAGTTTGAGCATTTTGTCAACAAATAATTTCATGGCATCATAGCGTTCACGCTCACCAATTATTTCCTGGTAAACGCCCTGGGCTATTACACTCCTCCAGCTTTTATTATTCTGCACTTCATCCACTTCAAAGCAAACAGAAGGGTTGCTCCGCATAATGCGGATCTTCAACCCTTCAACTGAATGTGCGATTACAGACCTGCCATCATAGATGTAATTAACCGGCACTACATATATTTTTCCATTGTGGCTGCAGCCAATGCGGCCCAGGTTGCATTGGTAAAGCAGGTCTTCAATTTCAGATGTACTTAATGAACCAAGCATGGCAAACTCATTAACGGCGCATCAAATGTATTTGATGAGCTTGAGAAGAACGATGATGTTTGTCAGCACTTGTTTTGATGCTGCTCACATCTAACGGATGAAGCCGGGCAACTCTTCAAAAGCCGCCGCTTCTTTTTCTGGAAGTAGGAGATCTTTCACTGCAATGATCAACGATTTATAGGCGGTATACAATTCACGGTTGTAATTTATGATGGTGGAGATCTCTGTTTCATTCAGGTGATCGATGGTACCCTGTTTGTACAGATGACTCAGTTCCTCAGTATAACCTTTGATGATCTCACGATAGAGGGTAATCAATGCCTCTGCATTTGATTGCCCCGGCTCTTTTGCCGCAAGTACCTGGCCAATGGTTGAAATGAAATGATCAGTGCGTTTGCGGCTTTCTTCGTAGTAAGCAAATTTTTTATCGTTCGATGAATTTTTGAGAATGAGCATATCATGCCAGGCATCTTTCAAACTTTTGGCTGCATACATTCCATTGCGTACCGAAGAAATAAGCAATTCAAATCTTGCAGCTTCTTCCGGCTGCGCATGATCTGATTGCATCTTTACATAAAATTCAAGTATTTCACCATGCAGGTGCTTGATGAACTCGTATTTCTCTTCCGGCTTTTTCTTATAAAAATCGTTACCGTTCTTTTGCTCTGGCACCAGTTCAAAGATATGTTTGCTATAGGCAATAATGAGTTGCAGGAAATGTGCAGTTTCTTTTTGCATGGCCTGTAATGCAAGTTCTGTTTCTGCGGGTTTTATTTTGTGGATGAATAACGTTTCATCACTGTCTTTGGTAAACCGGGCGGCTAAGAATTTACCGAACGGATTCAGGAATGGGTAAAAGAGAAGAATGCTGATGATGTTCACCAGTGTTTGAAACACCACCAAGGCAACTACATGATTTTTAACACCAAGGGTTTCATTGATAAATAATGAAATTGGCCCCAGGAAAAATACAAGCAACAGCGAAATGATCGTGTTCATTAAAAAGTTTCCCAACGCTACCTGCTTTTTTGCGGGTATACCCTTTGCAGAAGCAAGTAACAGTTTAATAGTAGTACCAACTTCTGCACCCAATACAATCGCCATTGCAGGTTCAAGTTCAATTGCATGGGCGTGCAATGCAGCCAATGCCAGTGCGATAGTGGCTGAGCTTGCCTGTATTAGTGCAGTGATCAAAATACCGATCAATAAAAACAGTAACACCGGGTAATCATTAAACCTACTGAGATCGGTTTGTTGCACCATGGCTTCAACAGCCGTTTTCATAAAATTCAACCCAACAAATAAAAAGCTGAAACCCAAAAAGAATTTACTCAGCTGAAACCATTTGCTGTGTTTGTTCAGCAGGATCATTAAAATACCGGCAACACCGGTTACCGGCAACGCAAAATTTTCGATGTTGAATTCAAAACCAATTGTTGCAACGATCCAGCTCGTGAACGTAGTGCCAATGTTACTTCCCAACACCATGGCAAGGCCATTTTGCATTTGAATAATTCCACTGCCTACAAATGCAAGTAACATCAGGTTTACAATACTGCTGCTTTGCAGCAATGCAGTAACAACAGCACCTGCACCAATTGCTTTTAATTTATGCTGGGTATGTTTTCGCAGAAATAATTTAAACGGCCGGCCCGCCAGTTGTTGCAATGCTTCTTCCAGCATATTCATTCCTAAAAGAAAAATGGCGACGCCTGCAAGTATTTTCCATATATCGAACGATCCGTCCATGAACAATCAAGTTAATAAATATTTGCTGCAAAAAAAGCCGGGCACGAGGCCCGGCAAGCACAACTTGGTTCGAAAGTAATTCAGCTCATCACCGTATTCAGGTACTGTAGAATTTCATGGGCAGGAACCACGCCGCTTTTCCGCCAGATGATCTGGCCATCTTTAAAGATGATAAGTGTTGGCACTGCCTGTACACCGTAGCGATGAGTAAAACCCGGATTCTTGTCGATATCCATCTTAAGAACCGTCACACGGTCGCCCGCAGCTTGTTTTACCTGCTGCAGCACCGGTGTCATTAATTTGCATGGTCCACACCATTCTGCAAAAAAATCAACAACCACCGGCTTACTTCCGTATATATGTGACTCAAAGTTGCTCATGTAACCAAAGCTACTTTTTTATAATAATGATTACTATGAGAACAGTCAACAATGTGGTTGATGCATATCATCAACCTTGCCTATGTGTATCTGTAGTTTTAAATTACAATTTCACTTTTTCATAGATCTGCCATGCTTGGACAATTGAATGAACAACAAATGAACAACCTGCTTGGAAGCCAGGTTGTGGGGCGGCTTGCCTGCACAGATTCAGTTCAGCCATATCTTGTTCCTGTTACATATGCGTTTGACGGTAATTATATTTACGGTCAAACGAATGAAGGTATGAAGTTGAGTTTGTTGCGCAGTAATCCTAATGTCTGTTTTGAAGTGGATACCATGACCAACATGGCCAATTGGCAAAGTGTGATTGTGAGAGGAACTTTTGAAGAGCTAAAAGACAACGAAGCAGAAAATGCCCGTGCTATTCTGAAAAACCGTGTATTCCCAATGATGACGAGTGCAACGATTGATGGTGAGCAGCATGAAGTTGTAACGGAGCTTGATGACAGTAACCGTATTAAGCGGGTGATGTATAGAATTACAATTGCTGAAAAAACAGGAAGGTTTGAAAAAAGATAATAGTAATTTGCCATGAATGTCGACAGGCAAACAATTTCCCGTTTCATCTGCTTATAGCACACATAACCAGGTACAACTGGTTAGAGGTGGGCGAGATTTTTTTTCTATCCTCTTCCGTTTATTAGAAGATGCAAAGCACAGTGTTCATTTACAGATCTATATTTTTGGAGATGATGAAACAGGTACCCAGGTTGCGGCAGCTTTAATGAAAGCTGCAGAAAGAGGGGTGAAGGTTTACCTTTTACTGGATGGATATGCATCTCAAAATTTACCCGACGAGTTTATTGCGCAGCTAAAGGCGAGTGGTGTTGAGTTCCGTTGGTTTGAACCGGTTATAAGAAGCCGGTATTTTTATTTTGGGCGGAGGATGCATCATAAAATTGTGGTGGTTGATGCTGTGCATAGCCTGGTGGGTGGTGTAAATATTTCAAACCGGTATAATGATATGCCCGATAAGCCGGCTTGGCTCGATTGGGCATTATACAGCCATGGCGAAGTGAGTGCAGAGCTTTACAATCTTTGTGTGGAAGTGTGGAATAAATCGGGTTGGGGAAAAAAGAAAGATCAGCTGCTGAAAACTGAAGCATCGTTCCATTTACGTGGCGAAGAATGTTTGGTAAGGGTGAGGCGTAATGATTGGGTGCGCCGCAAGAACCAGATCAGCCGAACTTATCTTGAAATGTTTCGGAAAGCAAGTTCGCACATCTGCATCATGTCGAGTTACTTTTTACCTGGCCGTGCATTCCGTCGTAACATGACGTTGACTGCAAGACGTGGAATAAAAATTAAAGTGATAGCAGCCGGCATCAGCGATATATCTATGGTGAAGCATGCGGAACGCTATCTCTATCGCTGGATGTTTAAAAATGGTATTGAGTTATACGAATATCAACCCAATGTATTGCATGGAAAACTAAGTACCTACGATTCAAAGTTTGTAACTGTTGGTTCTTACAACGTAAATAACATCAGCGCCTATGCCAGTATTGAGTTGAATATTGATATTCAGAACAACCGGTTTGCTGAAAATGTGGAACGAACCCTTGAAGAGATCATGCAAAACGATTGTATCCGTATAACGGAAAAGGAATTTGAGCGCCATAACACATTTATCAAAAGGTTATGGCAACGGATTTGTTACGAAATAATTAGGCTTATCTTTTTCCTCTTTACGTTTTATTTTAAACAACGGGATTAATTTCCCCGCATTCGCCTCAGAAGAATATTTATTTCCTGTTTATTCCAGCCGGTGAAACGGCCACGCTGCACCACTAATTTATTTTCATTTGGATATTGCAGAAAATAGTGAAACACAAATTTTTCTTTTGGATTGTGCCAGCCAAGTATTTGTCCAAAACGAAGATCATTGAACACCAGGGTATCGCCCCATTTTTCTAACGTGTAGAATTGCTGTGAGAAGCGAACGAGTTTTTGCATATCCTCAAATTGATCAACAGGATTTAATAACGAATCGTTGCGGGGGAAGAAATTAAAATCCATTCCGGGGTTTTGATCAAATACGGAACGATAGCCGATGTAATAACCACTGTCGTTACCCGCCACCACATACCAAAGCCAGTTGTTAAGTGGTGTTGGGGTGGTGAAATATCGTTGATGCGGGATATTCTGGGCCACCATTATTTTTTTCACTTCCCTGTCAATGCTGAATTTGTTATAGCTGCAATAAGTGAGATAGAGAAATGGTATAAAAATGCCGATCCTCCACCATAATGTACGCAGCGGATGAAAACGATTCAGGATCAGTAACACAACAAATGCAATACCCGGCCATATAGAAAAGAAAATATCGGCTACATACAACGTATTAAATGAAAACCGGTGATCGTTAAAAGGAACCAGCCAGCCAATACCATAATTATTGAAAGCATCGAGGAAGAGGTGCATTAATACCTCTACCAAAAAAAACAAGGCCCATTTTTTATAGGAGATATCATGCGGACGGTGAACCCTTTCAGCAATGAGTGCCATAATGGGCACAATGAGTATAGCAAACAAAAGTGAATGTGTAAATCCCCGATGTGCCAACAGGTCATCAGCAGTACCCATCCAGAAAGATGCAACAAAATCTATATCAGGAATACTTTGTGCCAAGGCACCCCAAAGCATCGCCTTTTTACCAAAGCCTTTTTCAAAAAATGCTTCGCCAATGCAGGCACCCAAGGCAATGTGCGTAATTGAATCCATACAGCTGATTATGCTGTGAAAGTAAACTGAATGTTGGTAATTTCAAGTTCAAGCCATTTGAAATCTCCTTCTTTCAATTTCCAGGTCACATTATTTTTTACCGGTATCCTTATCCCGTTCATGGTTTTGTGATCAATGCAAGTAACCTGCCATTTTTCGATTGATGAATGATTGTTGTTGATATAATAACGGTCGGCCTCAAATTCTTCCACGTCGCCATTTGAGTTGAAACGGAATACACCCGATGCTGTTATGCCTCCATAACTCATCGTTGCTTTTGCAGTATTATCATCAATCGTTTCCCATTTTATATACTCACTGAGTGCTGCAGTAGGGAACCAACAGGTTTCGGCAAGATAGCGTATCAAAGCTCCCTGGTCTGTTTCCGAACCTTTGCTGTCTGCAATGGTAAAAAGCCCGTAAGCTTTAATGAGCATGTTCCCTTTGCCTTGTTCATACTTGTCTCTGCCGGTTATGAATAAAAAAACCGAAGGACGAATTGTTGTTTTCCATGAAAAAGAGGGAGGATCAATTGTGAAATATTGTTCCGCTTCAAATGGTATCCATTTTCCATCGGGTGTATTTTTCATTTCACCTCGTTGTTGCAGATACACCTGTTTAATTGCCGGTCGGCCAACTACGCCGCTGGCCCGTAACCATTTTTGAACTACAGGTGGTAGCGATTGAAGCTGTTGATTTGTAATTGCACTTGCTGATTTGTTTATTGGTTGTGAAAGTAATTGCTGTACTTCTTTTTTGTACATGCGGTTGAATTGCCATTCGCCCAATGCAGGAACAGTAACCAGTAAGATGATGAAGTTGGCTGCTGTTCCCATCTTCGCATCTTTCCAGTACCACACAATGAGCAATTGAGAAACGATAACAGCAGCAACAGCAATCAGAGCCCAGTTTTCTTTTTTCAGAAAATAATAAACAGCAGTTGTTGATAAAAGGATGGTTGTAAAAAGCCATAACAGCGCTGTTGGTTTAGAAATAAATTTTGTAAGTGCAGGCAGTTTACTGAAGCCAAATCCATTGGTAAAACCCATCAGGTGAATAAGGCCATGCACAAACAGGAGTAGGGGAAAAAGGTATTTCATGCTGAAGTTGTTTTGTTCTTTCGCTTCTTTATTTCTTCTTTTAT
The DNA window shown above is from Lacibacter sp. H375 and carries:
- a CDS encoding phospholipase D-like domain-containing protein yields the protein MSTGKQFPVSSAYSTHNQVQLVRGGRDFFSILFRLLEDAKHSVHLQIYIFGDDETGTQVAAALMKAAERGVKVYLLLDGYASQNLPDEFIAQLKASGVEFRWFEPVIRSRYFYFGRRMHHKIVVVDAVHSLVGGVNISNRYNDMPDKPAWLDWALYSHGEVSAELYNLCVEVWNKSGWGKKKDQLLKTEASFHLRGEECLVRVRRNDWVRRKNQISRTYLEMFRKASSHICIMSSYFLPGRAFRRNMTLTARRGIKIKVIAAGISDISMVKHAERYLYRWMFKNGIELYEYQPNVLHGKLSTYDSKFVTVGSYNVNNISAYASIELNIDIQNNRFAENVERTLEEIMQNDCIRITEKEFERHNTFIKRLWQRICYEIIRLIFFLFTFYFKQRD
- a CDS encoding YtxH domain-containing protein, yielding MNTLAKIAIAAGAGLVAGGVLGVLFAPDKGENTRKKIADGGKKLTDTVKEKMGNLKVNIKGKTESVKEGMEEFA
- a CDS encoding pyridoxamine 5'-phosphate oxidase family protein, with protein sequence MLGQLNEQQMNNLLGSQVVGRLACTDSVQPYLVPVTYAFDGNYIYGQTNEGMKLSLLRSNPNVCFEVDTMTNMANWQSVIVRGTFEELKDNEAENARAILKNRVFPMMTSATIDGEQHEVVTELDDSNRIKRVMYRITIAEKTGRFEKR
- a CDS encoding metal-dependent hydrolase — encoded protein: MDSITHIALGACIGEAFFEKGFGKKAMLWGALAQSIPDIDFVASFWMGTADDLLAHRGFTHSLLFAILIVPIMALIAERVHRPHDISYKKWALFFLVEVLMHLFLDAFNNYGIGWLVPFNDHRFSFNTLYVADIFFSIWPGIAFVVLLILNRFHPLRTLWWRIGIFIPFLYLTYCSYNKFSIDREVKKIMVAQNIPHQRYFTTPTPLNNWLWYVVAGNDSGYYIGYRSVFDQNPGMDFNFFPRNDSLLNPVDQFEDMQKLVRFSQQFYTLEKWGDTLVFNDLRFGQILGWHNPKEKFVFHYFLQYPNENKLVVQRGRFTGWNKQEINILLRRMRGN
- the trxA gene encoding thioredoxin, translated to MSNFESHIYGSKPVVVDFFAEWCGPCKLMTPVLQQVKQAAGDRVTVLKMDIDKNPGFTHRYGVQAVPTLIIFKDGQIIWRKSGVVPAHEILQYLNTVMS
- a CDS encoding phage holin family protein translates to MEDTFAKAEDLAEHVKEYINNRMDAVKLSTAEKSSKLAATVIASVVVAMFFITFMFFASTALAFVFSRLTGELWLGFLIVAGIYLLLGAVVWLLRDRILQLPIMNALLQQLFTDDEEDDDE
- a CDS encoding Na/Pi cotransporter family protein produces the protein MDGSFDIWKILAGVAIFLLGMNMLEEALQQLAGRPFKLFLRKHTQHKLKAIGAGAVVTALLQSSSIVNLMLLAFVGSGIIQMQNGLAMVLGSNIGTTFTSWIVATIGFEFNIENFALPVTGVAGILMILLNKHSKWFQLSKFFLGFSFLFVGLNFMKTAVEAMVQQTDLSRFNDYPVLLFLLIGILITALIQASSATIALALAALHAHAIELEPAMAIVLGAEVGTTIKLLLASAKGIPAKKQVALGNFLMNTIISLLLVFFLGPISLFINETLGVKNHVVALVVFQTLVNIISILLFYPFLNPFGKFLAARFTKDSDETLFIHKIKPAETELALQAMQKETAHFLQLIIAYSKHIFELVPEQKNGNDFYKKKPEEKYEFIKHLHGEILEFYVKMQSDHAQPEEAARFELLISSVRNGMYAAKSLKDAWHDMLILKNSSNDKKFAYYEESRKRTDHFISTIGQVLAAKEPGQSNAEALITLYREIIKGYTEELSHLYKQGTIDHLNETEISTIINYNRELYTAYKSLIIAVKDLLLPEKEAAAFEELPGFIR
- a CDS encoding DUF6544 family protein, which gives rise to MKYLFPLLLFVHGLIHLMGFTNGFGFSKLPALTKFISKPTALLWLFTTILLSTTAVYYFLKKENWALIAVAAVIVSQLLIVWYWKDAKMGTAANFIILLVTVPALGEWQFNRMYKKEVQQLLSQPINKSASAITNQQLQSLPPVVQKWLRASGVVGRPAIKQVYLQQRGEMKNTPDGKWIPFEAEQYFTIDPPSFSWKTTIRPSVFLFITGRDKYEQGKGNMLIKAYGLFTIADSKGSETDQGALIRYLAETCWFPTAALSEYIKWETIDDNTAKATMSYGGITASGVFRFNSNGDVEEFEADRYYINNNHSSIEKWQVTCIDHKTMNGIRIPVKNNVTWKLKEGDFKWLELEITNIQFTFTA
- a CDS encoding pyridoxamine 5'-phosphate oxidase family protein, with amino-acid sequence MLGSLSTSEIEDLLYQCNLGRIGCSHNGKIYVVPVNYIYDGRSVIAHSVEGLKIRIMRSNPSVCFEVDEVQNNKSWRSVIAQGVYQEIIGERERYDAMKLFVDKMLKLKVSTTAHPPELQPERLHGTHGSVKPVIYRIILTEKTGRYEKE